In a genomic window of Verrucomicrobiota bacterium:
- the murC gene encoding UDP-N-acetylmuramate--L-alanine ligase: MNHIQKLINEKNGRIHLIGVGGSGMSGIARILLQKGCPVSGSDLLQNNEIEKLQALGLKFQNRHHASHVKDAALVVYSSAIRCENEEYKAAQEEGIPLVRRAEALSVLMGSQKSVAVAGMHGKTTTTSMLAFVLKACHQQPSYYVGAEVPDLGASAELGMGEQFVAEIDESDGTVTLFEPEYSIVLNIEEEHLDYYKDIRAILSAFETLGSNTQKKIFYCADDTETFLLFAKSDKAVSFGFGDVSTIRAIDVQPGQFSSTFKVMNNNCLLGSVTLNVPGRQNISNSLAVIAVALEFNLSFEKVAKALGGFCGARRRFEVKLKTNNFVVVDDYAHHPTEIKATLAAAKSGHSQRIIALFQPHRYSRTMHFRDEFAKAFSDADLLFLTDIYAASEKPVDGVTGKTIYDAVKLESGIQVDYEPNFRKLLSKVSQIAQPGDMIITLGAGNIHEVAAKIADELKTFEGIRAVTKPETKILRQEPMRKHTTMHVGGPAQFWIEPADEVDLKVILEYAASHDIPRIVVGRGSNLLVKEGGINGFVLHLGSPYFKRVEILEGNRILTGAGARNKEVVMQLKRMNLGGFEYLAGVPGNIGGALRMNAGAMEGSTFDVVESVRFMDDRGIIYDKKKEELEVYYRNVPVFRTHIALSAVLKASVDTTEQITQRLKVMDTKRWTTQPAAPSAGCIFKNPAMCGAGKLIDELGLKDTRVGGVRVSDIHGNFIINDAKGTANDVLELIEIIKQKAKEVRGIELETEVMILGEDEDGVIYE; the protein is encoded by the coding sequence ATGAATCATATTCAAAAATTAATTAATGAAAAAAATGGACGCATCCACCTGATCGGGGTGGGGGGGTCGGGAATGAGTGGGATCGCCCGAATCCTCCTCCAGAAAGGTTGCCCAGTCAGTGGCTCTGACCTGCTACAGAATAACGAGATTGAAAAACTCCAGGCGCTGGGATTAAAATTCCAGAACCGCCATCATGCCAGCCATGTAAAGGATGCGGCCTTGGTGGTTTATTCATCGGCTATCCGTTGTGAAAATGAAGAGTATAAAGCCGCACAAGAAGAGGGTATTCCCTTGGTTCGTAGGGCTGAGGCATTGAGTGTATTGATGGGTTCGCAAAAGTCTGTGGCGGTAGCTGGAATGCATGGGAAAACCACCACGACGTCGATGTTGGCATTTGTCTTGAAAGCTTGTCACCAGCAACCCAGCTACTACGTGGGTGCCGAAGTGCCTGACCTTGGCGCGAGTGCGGAGCTGGGTATGGGCGAGCAATTTGTTGCGGAGATTGATGAAAGCGATGGTACGGTGACATTGTTTGAGCCGGAGTATAGTATTGTGTTGAATATTGAGGAAGAGCATCTCGATTATTACAAAGATATCAGGGCTATCCTCTCGGCCTTTGAGACGCTGGGGAGTAATACCCAGAAGAAAATTTTCTACTGCGCAGATGACACTGAAACTTTCCTGCTCTTTGCGAAAAGTGACAAGGCGGTCAGTTTTGGATTTGGTGATGTGTCGACTATTAGGGCTATTGACGTGCAGCCGGGGCAATTCAGCTCGACATTCAAGGTTATGAATAATAACTGTTTGCTCGGATCTGTGACGCTGAATGTCCCCGGCAGGCAGAATATTTCCAATTCCCTTGCGGTGATTGCTGTTGCCCTTGAGTTCAACCTTTCATTTGAAAAAGTCGCCAAAGCATTGGGCGGATTTTGTGGTGCCAGAAGGCGTTTTGAAGTGAAGCTCAAGACAAATAATTTTGTTGTTGTCGATGATTACGCCCACCATCCTACTGAGATTAAAGCGACTTTAGCAGCGGCCAAAAGCGGTCATAGCCAGAGGATTATTGCTCTCTTTCAACCGCACCGTTACAGCAGGACCATGCATTTCAGGGATGAGTTTGCCAAGGCATTTAGTGATGCAGACCTGCTTTTCCTGACCGATATATATGCGGCCAGTGAAAAGCCCGTTGACGGGGTCACTGGAAAAACAATTTATGATGCCGTCAAGCTGGAGTCTGGTATCCAAGTGGATTATGAACCAAATTTCCGCAAGTTACTCTCAAAGGTTTCGCAAATTGCTCAGCCTGGGGACATGATTATCACTCTCGGGGCAGGGAATATCCATGAGGTGGCGGCTAAAATTGCGGATGAACTCAAGACTTTTGAAGGCATCCGGGCTGTGACAAAGCCTGAAACAAAAATTCTCCGCCAAGAACCAATGCGTAAACATACCACCATGCATGTGGGTGGTCCGGCACAATTTTGGATTGAACCAGCTGACGAGGTGGACCTGAAGGTTATTCTAGAGTACGCAGCCTCCCATGATATTCCACGCATTGTGGTCGGACGCGGGAGCAATTTGCTCGTCAAGGAAGGGGGGATTAATGGGTTTGTGCTCCATCTTGGTTCCCCGTATTTTAAACGGGTTGAAATTCTTGAAGGTAACAGGATCCTTACAGGTGCCGGTGCGCGTAATAAGGAAGTCGTGATGCAGCTCAAGCGGATGAATCTCGGAGGATTTGAGTATTTGGCCGGAGTTCCGGGGAATATAGGCGGCGCATTAAGGATGAATGCAGGAGCCATGGAGGGGAGCACATTTGATGTCGTCGAGAGTGTCCGCTTTATGGATGACCGAGGAATCATTTATGACAAAAAGAAAGAGGAGCTGGAAGTTTATTACCGTAATGTTCCTGTATTCAGGACTCACATAGCCCTTTCCGCAGTTTTGAAAGCCAGTGTCGATACGACTGAGCAGATTACCCAACGCCTCAAGGTGATGGATACAAAACGCTGGACGACACAGCCGGCGGCCCCTAGTGCCGGGTGCATTTTTAAAAATCCCGCAATGTGTGGGGCAGGGAAATTGATTGATGAGCTCGGACTGAAAGATACGAGGGTCGGAGGCGTGCGTGTCTCCGATATCCACGGTAATTTTATCATCAATGATGCCAAAGGCACCGCCAATGATGTCTTAGAATTGATCGAAATCATCAAACAAAAAGCCAAGGAAGTCCGGGGTATCGAACTCGAAACGGAAGTGATGATCTTGGGCGAGGATGAGGATGGAGTGATTTATGAATAA
- a CDS encoding D-alanine--D-alanine ligase, with protein sequence MNKPVSQMNIAVLKGGISSEREVSLRSGAAVAEALAGEVASVVEVDIQSKDFSLPAGIDFAFLALHGEFGEDGQIQNILEHKKILYSGAGVEESRNGFDKILTKLLFEKASVKTPGFELLDEPQARLSKLHAPIVIKPPCQGSSVGIEIIKGESLIAGAIQRGYRYGSRLLVEEFHQGRELTVGVIGGEVLPVVEIRPKSGFYDYTNKYTQGASEYQVPADLSPEETEIVQAEALKAYHAISGHLVYGRVDVILDSKKNPWVLEVNTIPGMTGTSLLPKAAAAMGISFPALCLKVIVESLKARLSVSEVLL encoded by the coding sequence ATGAATAAACCGGTTTCACAAATGAATATTGCAGTCCTTAAAGGGGGGATTTCAAGCGAACGCGAAGTTTCCCTCCGCTCAGGGGCTGCCGTCGCAGAGGCATTAGCCGGGGAAGTGGCTTCAGTTGTAGAAGTCGACATCCAGTCGAAAGATTTTTCACTGCCAGCAGGTATCGATTTTGCCTTTTTAGCGTTGCATGGGGAATTTGGCGAGGATGGACAAATACAAAATATCCTAGAGCATAAAAAAATTCTCTACTCGGGGGCGGGTGTAGAAGAAAGTAGGAATGGCTTTGATAAAATCCTGACAAAGTTACTCTTCGAAAAAGCTTCTGTCAAAACCCCCGGATTTGAACTCCTTGACGAGCCCCAGGCTCGTTTAAGCAAATTGCATGCGCCAATCGTGATCAAGCCGCCATGCCAAGGTTCCAGTGTAGGTATCGAGATTATCAAGGGAGAGTCTTTAATTGCTGGTGCTATCCAAAGGGGCTACCGCTACGGTTCGCGCCTGTTAGTAGAGGAATTCCACCAGGGGCGTGAATTGACGGTGGGGGTGATAGGAGGAGAAGTGCTTCCGGTAGTCGAAATCCGTCCAAAGAGTGGTTTTTACGATTACACAAATAAATATACCCAAGGGGCGTCGGAGTACCAAGTGCCTGCGGATCTTTCTCCGGAGGAAACTGAAATTGTGCAGGCGGAGGCTTTAAAGGCTTATCATGCAATCAGTGGACACCTTGTTTACGGGCGCGTGGATGTGATCCTCGATTCGAAAAAGAATCCATGGGTATTGGAGGTCAATACCATTCCTGGTATGACGGGGACGAGCCTGCTCCCGAAAGCGGCGGCGGCAATGGGCATTAGTTTTCCAGCACTCTGTTTGAAAGTGATTGTCGAGTCGTTAAAAGCCCGGCTATCAGTCAGTGAGGTGTTATTATGA
- a CDS encoding FtsQ-type POTRA domain-containing protein, which translates to MNYRRSTGINPKLLNVKVTSRKKTTVKTQSSGKFLLVLVIVVFSLTATVLATKFLAQKMFYENESYTLQNIYIDNHAQMSQVEILQIAQVKKGDNLFALDLEEVRSKLEGIPHIKNAEVYRQLPDSLTIRLIERQPVARLGLWSGKVDNGVRVIDQYLLDDESVVMGRRPAQSPHYPFLVGLNEKQEIKEGMKLANPEAIAACKLLKRIDVSPARSIIEIVQIDVSKKDQVTLVLNDGARIKVLSQFVDEHIERLEAILNYTHQNEKILQTADLTVDRNVPVVFQP; encoded by the coding sequence ATGAATTACCGGAGAAGCACGGGAATAAACCCGAAACTTTTGAATGTCAAGGTCACTTCCCGTAAGAAGACGACGGTTAAAACCCAATCCTCGGGAAAATTTCTCTTGGTACTGGTGATTGTTGTTTTCTCCCTGACGGCAACAGTATTGGCTACAAAATTCCTAGCCCAAAAAATGTTTTATGAAAATGAGAGTTATACGCTCCAGAATATTTACATCGATAACCATGCCCAGATGAGCCAAGTCGAAATCCTGCAAATTGCCCAAGTAAAAAAAGGGGATAACCTTTTTGCTCTGGATTTGGAGGAAGTCCGCAGCAAACTTGAAGGGATCCCTCATATTAAAAATGCAGAGGTTTATCGACAGCTACCGGATTCCTTAACCATCCGGCTCATTGAAAGGCAACCTGTCGCGCGATTGGGGCTGTGGTCCGGGAAAGTGGATAATGGGGTGAGGGTTATTGACCAATATTTATTAGATGACGAGTCCGTCGTGATGGGCCGCCGGCCGGCGCAATCCCCTCATTATCCTTTTTTAGTCGGTCTGAATGAAAAACAGGAAATTAAGGAGGGTATGAAACTGGCTAACCCGGAGGCCATTGCCGCCTGTAAATTATTAAAAAGAATTGATGTCAGCCCGGCCCGTTCGATTATTGAAATTGTCCAAATAGATGTTTCAAAAAAAGATCAGGTGACGTTGGTCTTGAATGACGGGGCAAGGATCAAAGTTTTGTCGCAATTTGTGGACGAACACATTGAAAGGCTCGAAGCGATTTTAAATTACACACATCAAAACGAAAAAATCCTGCAAACAGCTGATCTGACGGTGGATCGGAATGTGCCGGTGGTATTCCAACCATAG
- the ftsA gene encoding cell division protein FtsA, producing MRNKSKIIVGLEVGTSKVTAIVGEIKPDNSIQILGFGRSKSVGIRKGEINDFDMTSECIYQALNEAELKANVTINELYLACTGGHIKSFSHRGDAMISGEESEVCLYDLDEVEESAKEAAIPAEDTLIHAVLQHYYVDGKEGIRNPVGQLGTKLEADYLLIHGRELRIKNAIKCVKSTGVEVYDVVFSPVAAAQTILKQDDKRHGAIMIDIGAGTTEYVVYANDAIKHAGVIAVGGEHITNDISIGLKPTSAASERLKIEHGSLLVEDMDSQELINLRGELAYEEWTVSKADLTAIMRARVEEIFELVHQDIESKGLMPYLRHGVYLTGGSSMIVGIAELAEEVFELPVNVLQGPQTNTQIPLDLNPEYSVVVGLLKYAHKVEEEKAERMPHQTLERISRRVMDFIYAMKSLIF from the coding sequence ATGAGGAATAAATCAAAAATTATAGTAGGATTGGAAGTAGGGACTTCCAAAGTGACAGCCATTGTCGGGGAGATAAAACCGGACAACTCGATCCAGATATTAGGATTTGGCAGGTCAAAGTCTGTGGGGATCCGCAAGGGAGAAATAAATGATTTTGACATGACGAGCGAATGTATTTACCAGGCGCTCAACGAGGCAGAGCTCAAAGCTAATGTCACGATTAATGAATTATATCTGGCGTGTACGGGTGGACATATCAAAAGCTTTTCACACCGGGGCGATGCAATGATTTCAGGCGAGGAAAGTGAAGTCTGCTTGTATGATCTTGACGAGGTGGAGGAATCCGCCAAGGAGGCGGCCATCCCAGCAGAGGACACTTTGATCCATGCGGTGCTCCAACATTATTATGTGGATGGAAAAGAAGGAATCCGTAATCCTGTTGGACAATTGGGTACCAAGCTTGAAGCGGATTACCTCCTGATACACGGGCGCGAACTGAGGATTAAAAATGCCATCAAATGTGTGAAGAGTACAGGGGTCGAAGTTTATGATGTGGTTTTTTCCCCTGTAGCCGCCGCCCAGACAATTTTGAAACAGGATGATAAAAGGCATGGTGCCATAATGATCGATATCGGGGCGGGTACCACTGAGTATGTTGTTTATGCGAATGATGCCATAAAGCATGCAGGAGTCATTGCTGTCGGGGGAGAACATATTACTAATGATATTTCGATTGGATTAAAGCCCACCTCGGCAGCATCCGAGAGGTTAAAAATCGAGCATGGAAGCCTATTAGTGGAAGATATGGATTCCCAAGAGCTGATCAATTTAAGGGGTGAGTTAGCCTATGAAGAATGGACCGTTTCTAAGGCTGACCTGACGGCTATCATGAGGGCAAGGGTGGAGGAAATATTTGAACTAGTCCACCAAGACATTGAGAGCAAGGGATTGATGCCTTATTTAAGGCATGGTGTCTACCTGACAGGAGGATCGAGTATGATTGTGGGAATCGCTGAGCTTGCGGAGGAGGTTTTTGAATTACCGGTCAATGTCCTTCAGGGGCCACAAACAAACACGCAAATACCCCTTGATTTGAATCCTGAATATTCTGTGGTCGTGGGGCTCTTGAAATATGCACATAAAGTCGAAGAAGAAAAAGCTGAGAGAATGCCGCATCAGACACTTGAACGGATCAGTCGCCGCGTAATGGATTTTATCTACGCGATGAAAAGCTTAATATTTTAA